Proteins encoded by one window of Pseudomonas coleopterorum:
- the purM gene encoding phosphoribosylformylglycinamidine cyclo-ligase, with translation MSNKPSVSYKDAGVDIDAGEALVERIKGVAKRTARPEVMGGLGGFGALCEIPAGYKQPVLVSGTDGVGTKLRLALNLDRHESIGIDLVAMCVNDLVVCGAEPLFFLDYYATGKLNVDTAATVVTGIGAGCELAGCSLVGGETAEMPGMYEGEDYDLAGFCVGVVEKAEIIDGSKVANGDALIALPSSGPHSNGYSLIRKIIEVAGADIENVQLDGKPLTDLLMAPTRIYVKPLLQLIKDTGAVKAMAHITGGGLLDNIPRVLPKGAQAVVDVASWQRPAVFDWLQQQGNVDEHEMHRVLNCGVGMVICVAQADVEKTLASLRSAGEQPWVIGEIAQAAEGAAQVELKNLKAH, from the coding sequence ATGAGCAATAAACCCTCCGTGAGCTACAAGGACGCCGGTGTAGACATCGACGCCGGTGAAGCATTGGTCGAACGCATCAAAGGCGTCGCCAAGCGCACCGCGCGCCCGGAGGTCATGGGCGGCCTGGGCGGTTTTGGTGCCTTGTGCGAAATCCCGGCCGGCTACAAGCAGCCCGTACTGGTGTCGGGCACCGACGGCGTGGGCACCAAGCTGCGTCTGGCGCTGAACCTCGACCGCCATGAAAGCATCGGCATCGACCTGGTCGCCATGTGCGTCAACGACCTGGTGGTGTGCGGCGCCGAGCCGTTGTTCTTCCTCGACTACTACGCCACCGGCAAGCTCAACGTCGACACCGCTGCCACCGTGGTCACCGGTATCGGCGCCGGTTGCGAACTGGCCGGCTGCTCCCTGGTGGGCGGCGAGACGGCCGAAATGCCGGGTATGTACGAAGGCGAAGACTACGACCTGGCCGGCTTCTGCGTAGGCGTGGTCGAGAAGGCCGAGATCATCGACGGCAGCAAGGTCGCCAACGGCGACGCGCTGATCGCCCTGCCCTCCTCGGGCCCACACTCCAACGGCTATTCGCTGATCCGCAAGATCATCGAAGTCGCCGGTGCCGACATCGAGAACGTCCAGCTCGACGGCAAGCCGCTGACCGACCTGCTGATGGCGCCCACCCGCATCTACGTCAAGCCGCTGCTGCAACTGATCAAGGACACCGGCGCCGTCAAGGCCATGGCCCACATCACCGGTGGCGGCCTGCTCGACAACATCCCGCGCGTTCTGCCAAAAGGTGCCCAGGCCGTGGTCGACGTCGCCAGCTGGCAGCGTCCTGCCGTGTTCGACTGGCTGCAGCAGCAGGGCAATGTCGATGAGCACGAAATGCACCGCGTGCTGAACTGCGGTGTCGGCATGGTCATCTGCGTGGCTCAGGCCGACGTCGAGAAGACCCTGGCCTCCCTGCGCAGTGCCGGCGAGCAGCCGTGGGTCATCGGTGAAATCGCCCAGGCCGCCGAAGGCGCCGCTCAGGTCGAACTGAAGAACCTCAAGGCTCACTGA
- a CDS encoding DUF2066 domain-containing protein codes for MRLRHCLLATCITLSSVQLHAETISNLYQVREPVASQTPEERTQATQRALETLVLRLTGDAKAIANPGLASVRQDPQQIISQYGYDAGPPESLQVDFDIASTDNALRSAGLPTWGSNRPSILGWWLSDSVEGSSLVGDGQSAAEPLRRAAQHRGLPLRLPLADLGEQGVGTAQNIEASDSAALRSASERYGADALLAVHAREEEGKWSGTWRLWLGNQREQGKAEGADQAALADAVLLAVSQRLATRFVAKPGASTEMTLAVEGMNLERYAQMGRLLESYGARVRTVDGDKVIYRVTGSAEQLRAQLGLAKLQEVPYQAPVVPVDAQAAPGAPAPAAQPSPDLNFRW; via the coding sequence ATGCGTCTGCGCCACTGCCTGCTAGCCACTTGTATCACCTTGTCGAGCGTTCAGCTTCACGCCGAAACCATCAGCAACCTGTATCAGGTGCGCGAGCCTGTGGCCAGCCAGACGCCCGAGGAGCGTACCCAGGCCACGCAGCGGGCGCTGGAGACCCTGGTGCTGCGCCTGACCGGTGATGCCAAGGCGATTGCCAACCCCGGCCTGGCCAGCGTGCGCCAGGATCCGCAGCAGATCATCAGCCAGTATGGCTACGACGCCGGCCCGCCTGAGTCGCTGCAGGTCGATTTCGACATTGCCAGTACCGATAACGCCTTGCGCTCGGCCGGCCTGCCGACATGGGGCAGCAACCGCCCTTCGATCCTGGGCTGGTGGTTGAGCGACAGCGTCGAGGGGAGCAGCCTGGTTGGCGACGGGCAATCGGCCGCCGAGCCGCTGCGCCGTGCGGCTCAGCACCGCGGCCTGCCGTTGCGCCTGCCCCTGGCCGATCTCGGCGAGCAGGGCGTCGGCACCGCACAGAACATCGAGGCCAGCGATTCGGCAGCGCTGCGCAGCGCTTCCGAGCGGTACGGCGCCGATGCTCTGCTGGCCGTACATGCCCGTGAAGAAGAGGGCAAATGGTCGGGCACCTGGCGCCTGTGGCTGGGCAACCAGCGTGAGCAGGGCAAGGCCGAGGGCGCGGATCAAGCGGCCCTTGCCGATGCCGTGCTCCTGGCCGTCAGCCAGCGTTTGGCCACGCGCTTCGTCGCCAAACCCGGCGCCAGCACCGAAATGACCCTGGCGGTGGAAGGCATGAACCTGGAGCGTTACGCGCAGATGGGTCGCCTGCTTGAGTCCTACGGTGCGCGAGTGCGTACCGTGGACGGCGACAAGGTGATCTATCGCGTGACCGGCAGCGCCGAACAACTGCGCGCCCAGCTGGGTCTGGCCAAATTGCAGGAAGTGCCGTACCAGGCGCCGGTCGTACCGGTCGATGCCCAAGCCGCTCCCGGCGCACCGGCACCGGCGGCGCAACCCTCACCGGACCTGAACTTCCGCTGGTAA
- a CDS encoding AI-2E family transporter has product MTDMRRWFWLGAVLLLCVFLYVLHPILSPFLVGILLAYLADPLVDKLEKWKLSRTWGVVVVFALFTLLLVLALLVLIPMLAKQLVSLYQMAPQMLDWLQHTALPWVQTRLGLAEGFWKFDQIKAAISSHMGQTTDMVGVILSQATASGLALMAWLANFVLIPVVAFYLLRDWDLMMAKIRSLLPRQREGQIVRLAGECHEVLGAFVRGQLLVMLALGVIYATGLMLVGLQLGLLIGVVAGLAAIVPYMGFVIGIGSAIIAGLFQFGLDPFHLIAIVAVFMIGQALEGMVLTPLLVGDRIGLHPVAVIFAILAGGELFGFTGVLLALPVAAVIMVLVRHMHDLYKDSDIYAGSEDPDL; this is encoded by the coding sequence ATGACTGATATGCGCCGTTGGTTCTGGCTGGGGGCAGTGCTGCTGCTCTGCGTCTTTCTTTATGTGCTGCACCCGATTCTCTCGCCGTTCCTGGTGGGTATCCTGCTGGCCTATCTGGCCGATCCACTGGTCGACAAGCTGGAGAAATGGAAGTTGTCGCGCACCTGGGGCGTGGTGGTGGTGTTCGCCCTGTTCACGCTGCTGTTGGTCCTGGCGCTGCTGGTGCTGATTCCCATGCTCGCCAAGCAGCTCGTCAGCCTGTATCAGATGGCCCCGCAGATGCTCGACTGGCTGCAGCACACAGCGCTGCCGTGGGTGCAAACTCGACTGGGTCTGGCCGAAGGCTTCTGGAAGTTCGACCAGATCAAGGCTGCCATCAGCAGTCACATGGGGCAGACGACCGACATGGTCGGAGTGATCCTGTCCCAGGCCACCGCCTCGGGGCTGGCGCTGATGGCCTGGCTGGCCAACTTCGTGTTGATTCCGGTGGTGGCGTTCTACCTGCTGCGCGACTGGGACCTGATGATGGCGAAGATCCGCAGCCTGCTCCCGCGCCAGCGCGAAGGGCAGATCGTACGCCTGGCTGGCGAGTGTCACGAGGTGCTCGGCGCGTTCGTGCGCGGGCAGTTGCTGGTGATGTTGGCCCTGGGCGTGATCTATGCCACCGGGTTGATGCTGGTGGGGCTGCAACTGGGCCTGTTGATCGGCGTCGTGGCGGGGCTCGCGGCCATCGTGCCGTACATGGGCTTCGTCATCGGCATCGGTTCGGCGATCATCGCCGGGCTGTTCCAGTTCGGTCTGGATCCTTTCCACCTGATTGCCATCGTGGCCGTGTTCATGATCGGCCAGGCGCTCGAAGGCATGGTGCTGACGCCCCTGCTGGTGGGTGATCGCATCGGCCTGCATCCGGTGGCGGTGATCTTCGCCATCCTGGCCGGCGGCGAGCTGTTCGGTTTCACCGGTGTGCTGCTGGCCTTGCCGGTGGCGGCGGTGATCATGGTGCTGGTACGGCATATGCACGACCTGTACAAGGACTCGGACATCTATGCCGGTTCCGAGGATCCAGACCTCTGA
- the hda gene encoding DnaA regulatory inactivator Hda has protein sequence MKPIQLPLGVRLRDDATFINYYPGANAAALGYVERLCEAEAGWTESLIYLWGKHGVGRTHLLHAACLRFEQLGEPAVYLPLAELLDRGVGILDDLAQYELVCLDDLQVVAGKPEWEEALFHLFNRLRDSGRRLLIAASHSPRELPVKLADLKSRLTLALIFQMRPLSDEDKLRALQLRASRRGLHLTDEVGHFILTRGTRSMSALFDLLERLDQASLQAQRKLTIPFLKETLGW, from the coding sequence ATGAAACCGATTCAGCTGCCCCTAGGTGTGCGTCTGCGGGATGACGCGACCTTCATCAATTACTACCCAGGCGCCAATGCCGCGGCACTCGGCTACGTCGAGCGCCTGTGCGAAGCCGAGGCCGGGTGGACCGAAAGCCTGATCTACCTGTGGGGCAAGCATGGGGTAGGGCGCACCCATTTGTTGCACGCTGCCTGCCTTCGGTTCGAGCAGTTGGGCGAACCGGCGGTGTACCTGCCCCTGGCCGAGCTGCTCGATCGCGGTGTGGGCATTCTCGATGACCTGGCCCAGTACGAGCTGGTCTGCCTGGATGACCTGCAGGTGGTGGCCGGCAAGCCGGAATGGGAAGAGGCCCTGTTCCACCTGTTCAACCGCCTGCGCGACAGCGGCCGCCGTTTGCTGATCGCCGCCTCTCACTCGCCTCGCGAACTGCCGGTGAAGCTCGCCGACCTCAAGTCCCGCCTGACCCTGGCTTTGATCTTCCAGATGCGTCCGCTGTCCGACGAGGACAAACTGCGCGCCCTGCAATTGCGTGCGTCGCGTCGCGGTCTGCACCTGACCGACGAGGTCGGGCATTTCATTCTCACCCGCGGCACGCGCAGCATGAGCGCGCTGTTCGACCTCCTGGAGCGTCTCGACCAGGCCTCGCTGCAGGCGCAGCGCAAGCTGACCATCCCCTTCCTCAAGGAAACGCTGGGCTGGTAG
- a CDS encoding C40 family peptidase — protein MLNRLAPLVPIALLTLLVGCAAQAPVSQQQVLDPVTAVQPHQSPSKASLVFEDEITTEDELAQFDGSKAYSLPILADSILERGKSLIGTRYRFGGTDKASGFDCSGFIGYLFREEAGMNLPRSTREMINVKAPLVARNKLKPGDLLFFSTNGRGRVSHAGIYLGDDQFIHSSSRRSGGVRVDSLGDSYWSKTFIEAKRALAMAPATMISSK, from the coding sequence ATGCTCAATCGCTTAGCACCCCTCGTGCCCATCGCACTGTTGACCCTTCTGGTCGGTTGCGCGGCGCAAGCCCCGGTCTCCCAGCAGCAGGTCCTGGACCCGGTCACCGCCGTCCAGCCGCATCAATCCCCCTCGAAGGCCTCGCTGGTTTTCGAAGACGAAATCACCACCGAAGACGAACTGGCCCAGTTCGACGGCAGCAAGGCCTACAGCCTGCCGATCCTGGCCGACAGCATTCTGGAGCGTGGCAAATCCCTGATCGGCACCCGCTACCGTTTCGGTGGCACAGACAAGGCGTCGGGTTTCGATTGCAGCGGTTTCATCGGTTATCTGTTTCGCGAAGAGGCGGGCATGAACCTGCCGCGTTCGACCCGCGAGATGATCAACGTCAAGGCGCCCCTGGTCGCACGCAACAAGCTCAAGCCGGGTGATCTGCTGTTCTTCAGCACCAATGGCCGCGGTCGTGTCAGCCATGCCGGCATCTACCTGGGTGATGACCAGTTCATTCACTCCAGCAGCCGCCGCAGCGGTGGTGTACGAGTCGACAGCCTGGGCGACAGCTACTGGAGCAAGACCTTCATCGAGGCCAAGCGGGCCTTGGCCATGGCGCCTGCCACGATGATCTCCAGCAAATAA
- a CDS encoding C40 family peptidase, with translation MSTQARVFASIAMAAILAGCASAPPAKVVRPKVINPIVKNPNNDMVGAADDVLFRALGLVGTPYRWGGNTPDSGFDCSGLISFVYRDAAGIALPRSTREMIVMRSPDVDQSHLQSGDLVFFATSGGSQVSHAGIYVGEGRFVHAPSSGGTVKLDYLNKPYWQKAYLNAKRVLQPGQLARNP, from the coding sequence ATGTCTACCCAGGCACGCGTTTTCGCTTCAATCGCAATGGCCGCCATCCTCGCTGGGTGCGCCAGCGCGCCTCCGGCCAAAGTGGTGAGGCCCAAGGTCATCAATCCGATCGTCAAGAACCCGAACAACGACATGGTCGGCGCTGCCGACGACGTGCTGTTTCGGGCATTGGGATTGGTAGGTACACCGTACCGCTGGGGGGGTAATACACCCGACTCGGGCTTCGACTGCAGCGGCCTGATCAGCTTCGTCTACCGCGACGCCGCCGGCATCGCGTTGCCGCGCTCGACTCGGGAAATGATCGTCATGCGCTCCCCCGATGTCGACCAGTCCCACCTGCAGTCCGGTGACCTGGTGTTTTTCGCCACCAGCGGCGGCTCGCAGGTCAGCCACGCGGGGATCTATGTGGGTGAGGGACGTTTCGTGCACGCACCGTCGAGTGGCGGTACGGTCAAGCTCGATTACCTGAACAAGCCCTATTGGCAGAAAGCCTACCTCAACGCCAAGCGGGTGTTGCAACCCGGCCAGTTGGCCCGCAACCCGTGA
- a CDS encoding PQQ-dependent sugar dehydrogenase → MHKTRLATLILLAAGLAACGETSSLQVSDGTGPSPKLPEPNKTLIPTVNIAPAIGWAEGGKPTAAPGTQVAAFAADLDHPRWLYVLPNGDVLVAETNSPAKPDDSKGIRGFVMEKVMSRAGAGVPSANRISLLRDKDGDGVAETRTVFITNLNSPFGMTLVGNDFYVADTDKLLRFKYTDGATSISGAGEKVVDLPGGTLNHHWTKNVIASPDGKKLYVTVGSNSNVGENGMDQEQGRAAIWEVDAATGQHRIFASGLRNPNGMAWEPKTGKLWTAVNERDEIGSDLVPDYITSVKDGGFYGWPYSYYGQHVDVRVEPQNPELVAKAIAPDYAVGPHTASLGLSFADGSGLPAPFTTGALIGQHGSWNRKPHSGYKVVFVPFVDGKPSGQPIDLLSGFLNSDEKAMGRPVAVLPDHKGGVLVADDVGNKIWRVTAAK, encoded by the coding sequence ATGCACAAGACCCGCCTCGCTACATTGATCCTGCTGGCAGCCGGCCTCGCCGCCTGTGGTGAAACGTCATCGTTGCAGGTCAGCGACGGGACCGGGCCCTCGCCCAAACTGCCCGAACCCAACAAGACCCTGATCCCCACCGTCAACATCGCACCGGCCATCGGCTGGGCCGAAGGGGGCAAGCCCACGGCGGCGCCCGGTACTCAAGTGGCCGCCTTCGCCGCGGACCTGGACCACCCACGCTGGCTGTACGTGCTGCCCAACGGGGACGTGTTGGTGGCTGAAACCAACTCCCCGGCCAAGCCGGACGACAGCAAAGGCATACGTGGCTTCGTCATGGAGAAGGTGATGAGCCGCGCCGGCGCGGGCGTGCCCAGCGCCAACCGGATTTCCCTGTTGCGCGACAAGGACGGTGACGGTGTGGCCGAAACTCGCACGGTCTTCATCACCAACCTCAACTCGCCCTTCGGCATGACCCTGGTCGGCAACGACTTCTATGTGGCGGACACCGACAAGCTGCTGCGCTTCAAGTACACCGACGGCGCCACCTCGATCAGCGGCGCGGGCGAGAAAGTCGTTGACCTGCCGGGCGGCACGCTCAACCACCACTGGACCAAGAACGTCATCGCCAGCCCCGACGGCAAGAAGCTGTACGTCACCGTCGGCTCGAACAGCAACGTTGGCGAAAACGGCATGGATCAGGAACAAGGTCGTGCAGCGATCTGGGAAGTGGACGCTGCCACCGGCCAGCACCGCATCTTCGCCTCCGGCTTGCGCAACCCCAACGGCATGGCCTGGGAACCGAAGACGGGCAAGCTGTGGACAGCCGTGAACGAACGTGACGAAATCGGCAGCGACCTGGTGCCTGACTACATCACTTCGGTCAAGGACGGTGGCTTCTATGGCTGGCCCTACAGTTACTACGGTCAGCACGTAGACGTGCGCGTCGAGCCGCAGAATCCTGAGCTGGTGGCCAAGGCCATTGCTCCCGATTACGCAGTCGGCCCGCACACCGCTTCGCTGGGCCTGAGTTTCGCCGACGGCAGTGGCTTGCCCGCACCTTTCACCACCGGCGCCCTGATTGGCCAGCATGGCTCCTGGAACCGCAAGCCGCACAGTGGTTACAAGGTGGTGTTCGTACCGTTCGTGGACGGCAAGCCGAGCGGTCAACCGATCGATCTGCTGAGCGGCTTTCTCAATTCAGACGAGAAGGCCATGGGTCGCCCGGTCGCGGTATTGCCCGATCACAAGGGTGGAGTACTGGTTGCAGACGATGTGGGCAACAAGATCTGGCGAGTCACTGCCGCCAAGTGA
- the cobO gene encoding cob(I)yrinic acid a,c-diamide adenosyltransferase: MNETAERDARHLARMLRKKAVIDERIANSPNQCGLLLVLSGNGKGKSSSAFGMLARAMGHDLQCGVVQFIKGRNSTGEELFFRRFPEQVRYHVMGEGFTWETQDRQRDIAAAEAAWEVSRQLLRDPAIGLVVLDELNIALKHGYLDLDTVLSDLQARPPMQHVIVTGRGAKPELIELADTVTEMGMIKHAFQAGIRAQKGIEL, encoded by the coding sequence ATGAACGAAACAGCCGAGCGCGACGCCCGTCACCTGGCGCGCATGCTGCGCAAGAAAGCCGTGATCGACGAACGCATCGCCAACTCCCCCAACCAATGTGGCTTGCTGCTGGTGCTCAGCGGCAACGGCAAGGGCAAGAGCAGCTCGGCTTTCGGCATGCTCGCGCGGGCCATGGGCCACGACCTGCAGTGCGGCGTGGTGCAATTCATCAAGGGGCGCAACAGCACCGGCGAGGAGCTGTTCTTCCGACGCTTTCCCGAGCAGGTGCGCTACCACGTGATGGGCGAAGGCTTCACCTGGGAAACCCAGGATCGCCAGCGTGACATCGCGGCGGCCGAAGCGGCCTGGGAAGTCTCCAGGCAACTGCTGCGCGATCCAGCCATTGGCCTGGTGGTGCTCGACGAACTCAATATCGCGCTCAAGCACGGGTATCTCGACCTGGACACCGTGCTGAGCGATCTGCAGGCGCGTCCACCCATGCAGCATGTGATCGTCACCGGCCGTGGCGCCAAGCCCGAGCTGATCGAGCTGGCCGACACGGTGACCGAAATGGGCATGATCAAGCATGCTTTCCAGGCTGGCATCCGTGCCCAGAAGGGCATCGAGCTATGA
- a CDS encoding cobyrinate a,c-diamide synthase, with amino-acid sequence MTEPRQCPAVLIAAPASGQGKTTVTAALARLHRNQGRRVRVFKCGPDFLDPMILARASGAPVYQLDMWMVGEQDSRRLLWEAAEEADIILIEGVMGLFDGTPSSADLARHFGVPVLAVIDGTAMAQTFGALALGLACYQPDLPFAGVLANRVGTVRHAQLLEGSLTQGLRWYGALSRETGIELPSRHLGLVQASELNDLDTRLDAAAAALAQTCQVALPPAVTFAVPVEHPVARLLDGVRIAVARDAAFAFVYDASLDVLRDMGAELVFFSPLHDAQLPACDSLYLPGGYPELHHLVLAANASMLADIRAHHAADKPLLAECGGMLYLLDALTDVDGARAELLGLLPGEAVMQKRLAALALQAVELPEGVLRGHTYHHSLTSTELQPIARGVSPNGGRGAEAVYRQGRMTASYVHFYFPSNPAAVAGLFAPADCARATEHRDAS; translated from the coding sequence ATGACCGAACCGCGCCAGTGCCCGGCGGTGCTGATCGCCGCGCCGGCCTCCGGGCAGGGCAAGACCACCGTCACCGCCGCTCTGGCGCGCCTGCATCGCAATCAGGGCCGCCGCGTGCGGGTGTTCAAGTGTGGCCCGGATTTTCTCGATCCGATGATCCTGGCCAGGGCCAGCGGTGCTCCGGTCTATCAATTGGACATGTGGATGGTCGGCGAGCAGGACAGCCGGCGGCTGCTGTGGGAAGCGGCCGAGGAAGCCGACATCATCCTCATCGAGGGCGTCATGGGGCTGTTCGACGGTACACCCTCGAGCGCTGACCTGGCGCGCCATTTCGGTGTTCCCGTGCTGGCGGTGATCGACGGCACGGCCATGGCGCAGACTTTCGGCGCCCTGGCGCTGGGTCTGGCCTGTTACCAGCCTGACCTGCCGTTTGCCGGGGTTTTGGCCAACCGTGTCGGCACCGTGCGCCATGCGCAGTTGCTCGAAGGCAGCCTGACCCAGGGGCTGCGCTGGTACGGGGCCTTGTCCCGGGAAACCGGGATCGAATTGCCCAGCCGCCATCTGGGGTTGGTGCAGGCCAGCGAGCTCAACGATCTGGACACCCGTCTGGATGCCGCGGCCGCAGCCCTTGCGCAGACATGCCAAGTGGCCTTGCCGCCCGCGGTCACGTTCGCCGTCCCGGTCGAACACCCAGTTGCGCGCCTGCTCGACGGCGTGCGCATCGCCGTGGCCCGCGATGCCGCTTTCGCCTTCGTCTATGACGCCAGCCTCGATGTACTACGCGACATGGGCGCCGAGCTGGTGTTCTTCTCGCCGCTGCACGATGCGCAGCTGCCAGCGTGCGACAGCCTTTACCTGCCCGGTGGCTACCCGGAGCTGCATCACCTGGTGCTCGCCGCCAATGCTTCGATGCTCGCCGACATTCGTGCCCATCACGCAGCGGACAAACCGCTGTTGGCCGAATGCGGCGGCATGCTTTACCTGCTCGACGCGCTGACCGATGTCGACGGCGCCCGCGCCGAGCTGCTGGGGTTGCTGCCGGGCGAGGCGGTCATGCAGAAACGCCTGGCCGCCCTGGCGTTGCAAGCGGTCGAGCTGCCTGAGGGCGTCCTGCGCGGGCACACCTACCACCATTCGCTGACCAGTACCGAACTGCAGCCGATCGCGCGTGGCGTGAGCCCCAATGGCGGTCGTGGCGCCGAGGCGGTTTACCGCCAGGGGCGGATGACGGCCTCCTACGTGCATTTCTATTTCCCGTCCAATCCGGCGGCGGTGGCCGGGCTGTTCGCCCCCGCTGATTGCGCGCGTGCAACCGAGCATCGGGACGCGTCATGA
- the bluB gene encoding 5,6-dimethylbenzimidazole synthase yields the protein MNQPYSDSERAAIYRVIAERRDMRHFIGGSVPPALLARLLAAAHQGPSVGLMQPWRFVRISDRALRGRIQALVEEERLRTAQAMGERSDQFMQLKVEGINDCAEVLVAALMDDRERHVFGRRTLPEMDLASVSCAIQNLWLAARAEGLGMGWVSLFDPQALAEVLGMPAGAKPVAVLCLGPVEQFYEAPMLELQGWAAGQPLEQMLYENQWGTSL from the coding sequence ATGAATCAGCCCTACAGCGACAGCGAGCGCGCCGCCATCTACCGGGTCATTGCCGAACGCCGCGACATGCGCCACTTCATCGGCGGCAGCGTGCCTCCCGCGCTGCTCGCCCGCTTACTGGCAGCTGCCCATCAAGGACCCAGTGTCGGCCTGATGCAGCCGTGGCGCTTCGTCCGCATCAGCGACCGGGCCCTGCGCGGGCGCATCCAGGCCCTGGTCGAAGAGGAGCGGCTGCGCACCGCGCAGGCCATGGGCGAGCGCTCCGACCAGTTCATGCAGCTCAAGGTCGAGGGCATCAATGACTGCGCCGAGGTGCTGGTGGCCGCGCTGATGGACGATCGCGAGCGCCATGTGTTCGGCCGTCGGACCTTGCCGGAAATGGACCTGGCCTCGGTCTCCTGCGCCATCCAGAACCTGTGGCTGGCCGCACGCGCCGAAGGCCTGGGCATGGGCTGGGTATCGCTGTTCGACCCTCAGGCCCTGGCCGAGGTGCTGGGCATGCCCGCCGGGGCCAAGCCGGTGGCGGTGCTGTGCCTGGGGCCGGTCGAGCAATTCTACGAAGCGCCCATGCTGGAACTGCAGGGCTGGGCGGCAGGCCAGCCACTCGAACAGATGCTGTACGAAAACCAGTGGGGAACATCGTTGTGA
- the cbiB gene encoding adenosylcobinamide-phosphate synthase CbiB yields MTVAGVALDALLGEPRKHHPLVAFGRLANRIETRFNRAGRGWRSHGVTAWFLAVVPLTLLATVLSWLPLVGWLVEIFALYLALGMRSLGEHVMPVAQALRSDDLDAARHRVGYLVSRQTEALDAEAVARAGTESVLENGSDAVFAAIFWFVVAGAPGVVLYRLSNTLDAMWGYRNERFERFGWAAARIDDVLNYIPARLVALTYAVLGKTRLALRCWRHQAPQWDSPNAGPVMAAGAGALGVQLGGPAIYHGELHERAVLGEGVPADADAIERGWNLVRHGVWLWLLVLCLGGLIDA; encoded by the coding sequence ATGACGGTCGCCGGGGTGGCGCTCGATGCCCTCCTGGGCGAGCCGCGCAAGCACCATCCGCTGGTGGCTTTCGGCCGTCTGGCCAATCGCATCGAAACACGCTTCAACCGCGCCGGGCGTGGCTGGCGCAGCCACGGCGTCACCGCCTGGTTCCTGGCCGTGGTGCCCCTGACCCTGCTGGCCACGGTGCTGTCCTGGCTGCCGCTGGTGGGCTGGCTGGTCGAGATTTTCGCGCTGTACCTGGCGCTGGGCATGCGCAGCCTGGGTGAACACGTGATGCCCGTGGCCCAGGCGCTGCGCAGCGACGACCTGGACGCTGCGCGTCACCGAGTCGGCTACCTGGTCAGCCGCCAGACCGAAGCGCTCGACGCCGAAGCGGTGGCCCGCGCCGGTACCGAATCGGTGCTGGAAAACGGCAGTGACGCCGTGTTCGCGGCCATCTTCTGGTTCGTCGTGGCCGGCGCCCCTGGCGTCGTTCTCTACCGGCTGAGCAATACGCTGGACGCCATGTGGGGCTATCGCAACGAGCGTTTCGAGCGCTTTGGCTGGGCCGCGGCGCGGATCGACGACGTGCTCAACTACATTCCGGCGCGCCTGGTCGCGCTCACCTACGCAGTCCTGGGCAAGACCCGCCTGGCCCTGCGTTGCTGGCGGCATCAGGCGCCGCAATGGGACAGCCCCAACGCCGGCCCGGTGATGGCGGCAGGCGCCGGCGCGCTCGGTGTGCAGCTGGGTGGCCCGGCGATCTACCACGGCGAACTGCATGAGCGCGCCGTGCTGGGCGAAGGCGTGCCGGCCGATGCCGACGCCATCGAGCGCGGTTGGAACCTGGTCCGGCACGGCGTCTGGCTATGGCTGCTGGTACTGTGCCTGGGAGGCTTGATCGATGCTTGA